One stretch of Thermococcus sp. 21S9 DNA includes these proteins:
- the pgiA gene encoding glucose-6-phosphate isomerase encodes MEYKRPFGVRIDENGTIPGAKKLVRRLSDMKGYFYDEKAYEELLKEDPVVYEVYAIEQEEKDGDLNFATTILYPGKVGKEFFFTKGHFHAKADRAEIYYALKGKGGMLLQTPEGEVEWVPMEPGTVVYVPPYWAHRTVNTGDEPFVFLAIYPADAGHDYGSIKEKGFAKLVVEENGEVKLIDNPRWK; translated from the coding sequence ATGGAGTACAAGAGACCCTTCGGCGTCAGGATTGATGAGAACGGAACCATCCCCGGGGCAAAGAAGCTCGTTAGAAGGCTCAGCGATATGAAGGGCTACTTCTACGACGAGAAGGCCTACGAGGAGCTTCTCAAGGAGGACCCCGTTGTCTACGAGGTCTATGCAATTGAGCAGGAGGAGAAAGACGGCGACCTCAACTTCGCGACGACAATCCTCTACCCAGGCAAAGTCGGTAAGGAGTTCTTCTTCACCAAGGGCCACTTCCACGCGAAAGCCGACAGGGCCGAAATCTACTACGCCCTCAAGGGGAAGGGCGGAATGCTCCTCCAGACGCCGGAAGGGGAAGTTGAGTGGGTTCCGATGGAGCCGGGAACGGTCGTCTACGTTCCGCCCTACTGGGCGCACAGGACTGTGAACACCGGCGACGAGCCCTTCGTATTCCTCGCAATCTACCCGGCAGATGCAGGCCACGACTACGGCTCGATAAAGGAGAAGGGCTTCGCCAAGCTCGTCGTCGAGGAGAACGGCGAGGTTAAGCTTATAGACAACCCGCGCTGGAAGTGA
- a CDS encoding ADP-specific glucokinase produces MWDGLYASAFERVKASIGNVEGVLLAYNTNIDAIKYLERGDLEARIEKAGKEEVLRYSEELPESIKSVPQLLGSILWSVRRGKAAELFVESCPVRFYMRRWGWDELRMGGQVGIMANLLGGVYGIPVVAHVPQLSKLQAGLFKDGPIYVPKVENDELRLVHPRDFGGDEESCIHFIYEFPRGFRVLDFEAPRENRFIGAADDYNTTLFIRDEFRERFDEIASGVSLAIISGLQALTKDNYREPFETVREHLKVLNEKNIPAHLEFAFTPDETVRKAILDLLPAFWSVGLNEVELASIMEVMGEKSLAKKLLANDPVDPIAVTEAMLKLAELGVKRIHFHTYGYYLALTAYGGEFVRDALLFGALAAAAKAKLGDVPSIDEIVKAMDVPVNEKVKPVEEALAKEYGMKEGLAEVNGCQLAFVPTKIVAKPKSTVGIGDTISSSAFVGEFALR; encoded by the coding sequence ATGTGGGACGGGCTTTACGCTTCTGCCTTCGAGAGAGTTAAAGCCAGCATAGGCAACGTTGAGGGCGTTCTCCTGGCCTACAACACCAACATCGACGCCATCAAATACCTTGAAAGGGGCGACCTTGAGGCAAGGATTGAAAAGGCTGGAAAGGAAGAAGTCCTCCGCTACTCCGAGGAGCTCCCGGAGAGCATAAAAAGCGTTCCTCAATTGCTTGGCTCAATCCTCTGGAGCGTCAGGAGGGGCAAAGCTGCGGAACTGTTCGTTGAGAGCTGTCCCGTCCGCTTCTACATGAGGCGCTGGGGCTGGGACGAGCTGAGAATGGGCGGTCAAGTTGGGATAATGGCCAACCTCCTTGGAGGGGTTTACGGGATTCCTGTTGTGGCGCACGTTCCCCAGCTCTCGAAGCTCCAGGCGGGCCTCTTCAAGGACGGGCCGATTTACGTGCCCAAGGTCGAAAACGATGAGCTCAGACTCGTCCACCCGAGAGACTTCGGTGGCGATGAGGAGAGTTGCATACACTTTATCTACGAGTTTCCCCGGGGCTTCAGGGTCCTCGACTTCGAGGCCCCGCGCGAAAACCGCTTCATAGGTGCGGCCGACGACTACAACACGACCCTCTTCATCCGCGACGAGTTCAGGGAGCGCTTTGACGAAATAGCTTCAGGCGTTAGCCTCGCGATAATCAGCGGACTTCAGGCCCTGACCAAGGACAACTACCGCGAGCCCTTCGAGACGGTAAGGGAGCACCTGAAGGTTCTCAACGAGAAGAACATTCCCGCCCACCTCGAGTTCGCCTTTACTCCTGACGAGACGGTGAGGAAGGCTATCCTCGACCTGCTCCCAGCTTTCTGGAGCGTCGGCCTCAACGAGGTCGAGTTGGCCTCGATAATGGAAGTGATGGGCGAGAAGAGCCTCGCCAAAAAGCTCCTCGCGAACGACCCCGTCGACCCGATTGCGGTTACCGAGGCGATGCTCAAGCTGGCCGAGCTCGGCGTTAAGAGGATTCACTTCCACACCTACGGCTACTACCTCGCGCTGACCGCTTACGGGGGCGAGTTCGTCCGCGATGCTCTGCTCTTTGGGGCGCTGGCCGCGGCCGCGAAGGCCAAGCTCGGCGACGTTCCCTCGATAGACGAGATAGTCAAGGCCATGGATGTGCCAGTGAACGAGAAGGTAAAACCCGTCGAGGAGGCCTTGGCCAAAGAGTACGGGATGAAGGAAGGACTCGCTGAAGTCAACGGTTGCCAGCTCGCCTTCGTGCCGACAAAGATAGTGGCCAAACCGAAGTCAACGGTCGGTATAGGCGACACCATATCGAGCTCGGCCTTCGTCGGGGAGTTCGCCCTCCGCTGA
- a CDS encoding TraB domain-containing protein, with amino-acid sequence MNYLRYVKLIGTMHVSPRSREEVIRTILEERPHAVAIELDRARFLGMERNVELTLEDSLRMGRAGLINYALAKVEEKLGETFGMSPGEEMKAAIESAKLLGIPLYLIDEDISVILSKISSAPFREKLLMALEGLSVFLPLGKAEVGDPMEEYRTMMVEFRRRYPYLYRVLVEERNEVMARNLMAIVDSLLARGIKRPRVIAVVGLGHKPGIERLLNGRYFYMEK; translated from the coding sequence ATGAACTACCTCCGCTACGTTAAGCTAATAGGCACGATGCACGTCTCGCCGAGGAGCAGGGAGGAGGTCATCAGGACGATACTGGAGGAGAGGCCGCACGCCGTCGCGATAGAGCTCGACAGGGCGCGCTTCCTGGGGATGGAGCGAAACGTCGAGCTGACGCTTGAGGATTCACTCAGAATGGGCAGGGCCGGTCTGATAAACTACGCTTTGGCCAAGGTCGAAGAAAAGCTCGGCGAGACCTTTGGGATGTCGCCCGGCGAGGAGATGAAGGCCGCGATAGAATCTGCAAAGCTGTTGGGAATACCGCTGTACCTGATTGACGAGGACATCAGCGTAATCCTCTCCAAGATTTCCTCGGCACCCTTCAGGGAGAAGCTCCTCATGGCGCTCGAGGGCCTGAGCGTTTTCCTGCCCCTGGGAAAGGCCGAGGTCGGCGATCCGATGGAGGAGTACAGGACGATGATGGTCGAGTTCAGGCGTCGCTACCCCTACCTCTACCGCGTCCTCGTCGAGGAGCGCAACGAGGTGATGGCGAGGAACTTGATGGCGATAGTGGATTCACTCCTCGCGCGGGGGATTAAGAGGCCCAGGGTTATAGCCGTCGTCGGTCTCGGGCACAAGCCCGGCATCGAGAGGCTCCTGAACGGACGTTACTTTTATATGGAGAAGTGA
- a CDS encoding ribonuclease Z: MLQVIFLGTGGIMPTRERNVPAIALRYKGEIILFDVGEGTIRQMNTAKLSPMKVEKIFITHFHGDHYLGLAALIQTMNLWNREKPLHIYGPKYTFEFVQNFLNSGFFRPVFDIHVHELGETRLKFKDYEIWSFKVEHGIPALGYVFKEKDRRGKFLPEKLKQYGLKPGPILGKLEREGKIEWNGRIIRLEDVTGPRRRGVKIAYTGDTEPAERVRLFSERADLLIHDATYLSNEDRGDSYHSTVEEACETARRAKVKLLALFHRAFRYTYDEYLSEASRICREFGVNFVIPRDFDVLTYKSGEWQLRNLLEGGI; encoded by the coding sequence ATGCTTCAGGTGATTTTTCTCGGCACTGGCGGAATAATGCCGACGCGCGAGAGGAACGTTCCAGCTATAGCGCTCCGCTACAAGGGGGAAATCATACTCTTCGACGTCGGCGAGGGCACGATAAGGCAGATGAACACCGCGAAGCTCAGTCCGATGAAGGTGGAGAAGATTTTCATCACACACTTCCACGGCGACCACTACCTCGGTTTAGCCGCTCTGATTCAGACGATGAACCTCTGGAATCGTGAAAAGCCCCTCCACATCTACGGGCCGAAGTACACTTTCGAGTTCGTGCAGAACTTCCTCAACAGCGGTTTCTTCAGGCCGGTCTTCGATATACACGTCCACGAGCTCGGTGAAACGAGATTGAAGTTCAAAGACTACGAAATCTGGAGCTTCAAGGTCGAGCACGGGATTCCGGCTCTGGGATACGTCTTCAAGGAGAAAGATAGGCGCGGAAAGTTCCTGCCCGAGAAGCTTAAGCAGTATGGCCTCAAGCCCGGCCCGATACTCGGAAAGCTTGAGCGTGAAGGCAAAATCGAGTGGAACGGCCGGATAATCCGCCTTGAAGACGTCACCGGGCCAAGGAGACGGGGGGTTAAGATAGCCTACACTGGCGACACCGAGCCGGCCGAGAGGGTGAGGCTCTTCTCCGAGAGGGCAGATTTGCTGATTCACGACGCCACTTACCTCAGCAATGAAGACCGGGGGGACAGCTACCACTCCACCGTTGAGGAGGCCTGCGAGACCGCGAGGAGGGCGAAGGTAAAGCTACTCGCCCTATTCCACAGGGCCTTCCGCTACACCTACGACGAATACCTGAGCGAAGCCTCGCGGATATGCCGGGAATTCGGCGTGAACTTCGTCATTCCAAGGGACTTCGACGTTTTAACGTACAAATCCGGCGAGTGGCAACTCCGGAACCTTCTGGAGGGAGGAATATGA
- a CDS encoding mannose-1-phosphate guanylyltransferase/mannose-6-phosphate isomerase, translated as MKTVILAGGKGTRLWPLSRELMPKQFVRFLDDRSLFQKTVERALLFSKPSEIFIVTNRNYRFRVLDDLRELGVEIPEDNILLEPSAKNTLPAILWATLRIEEEFGNSVVAVLPSDHLIEVNEAYERAFENAEKLARNHLVTFGIKPTRPHTGYGYIKPGEKIEEDGRIIGYTVSEFKEKPDLETAKRYVESGYYWNSGMFAFSSSLFIEEVQKHALDVWEAFEESGDVEEAYNRVPEISIDYGVMEKTDKAAVVPLNTKWSDLGSFDAIYEVLEKDSDGNAVRVRGKKGYHVGVNSRNNLIMTERLTATVGVEDLIIIDTGDALLVAKKGESQRVKEVYKALKELGDERVIVHRTAYRPWGSYTVLEEGDRYKIKRLTVLPGKKLSLQMHYHRSEHWVVVRGTAKVIVGDREILLRPGESTFIPAGVKHRLENPGKVVLEVIETQIGEYLGEDDIVRFDDEFGRV; from the coding sequence GTGAAGACCGTAATCCTTGCGGGAGGAAAGGGAACGAGGCTGTGGCCCCTGAGCAGGGAGCTGATGCCCAAACAGTTCGTCCGCTTCCTCGACGATAGGAGCCTCTTCCAGAAGACCGTCGAGAGGGCCCTTCTCTTCTCGAAGCCGAGTGAAATATTCATTGTAACAAACAGAAACTACCGCTTCCGCGTTCTGGACGATTTGAGGGAGCTGGGCGTTGAAATCCCCGAGGACAACATCCTCCTTGAGCCGAGTGCAAAGAACACCCTGCCGGCAATCCTCTGGGCGACGCTCAGGATAGAGGAGGAGTTCGGGAACTCTGTCGTCGCCGTCCTGCCCAGCGACCACCTCATAGAGGTCAACGAGGCCTACGAGCGGGCCTTCGAGAACGCTGAAAAATTAGCAAGGAATCACCTCGTCACCTTCGGAATCAAGCCGACCAGACCGCACACGGGCTACGGCTACATAAAGCCGGGCGAGAAGATTGAAGAGGACGGAAGGATAATCGGGTACACGGTTTCAGAGTTCAAGGAGAAGCCCGACCTGGAGACGGCAAAGCGCTACGTCGAGAGCGGTTACTACTGGAACAGCGGGATGTTCGCCTTCTCGAGCTCGCTCTTCATTGAAGAGGTCCAGAAGCATGCCCTTGACGTCTGGGAGGCCTTCGAGGAGAGTGGGGACGTCGAGGAGGCCTACAACCGCGTCCCGGAGATAAGCATAGACTACGGCGTCATGGAGAAGACCGACAAAGCGGCAGTCGTTCCCCTCAACACGAAGTGGAGCGACCTCGGAAGCTTCGATGCAATATACGAGGTCCTCGAGAAGGACTCAGACGGGAACGCGGTCAGGGTTCGCGGGAAAAAGGGCTACCACGTCGGCGTCAACTCAAGGAACAACCTCATAATGACCGAGAGGCTCACTGCGACGGTCGGCGTTGAGGACCTGATAATCATAGACACCGGCGATGCCCTGCTCGTGGCGAAGAAGGGTGAGAGCCAGCGCGTTAAGGAGGTTTACAAGGCTCTGAAGGAGCTCGGCGACGAGCGCGTCATCGTCCACAGAACCGCCTACAGGCCCTGGGGAAGCTACACCGTGCTTGAAGAGGGCGACCGCTACAAGATAAAGCGCCTGACCGTTCTGCCTGGCAAGAAGCTCTCCCTCCAGATGCACTACCACCGCTCCGAGCACTGGGTCGTGGTCAGGGGAACCGCCAAGGTCATCGTCGGGGACAGGGAGATACTCCTCCGGCCCGGGGAGAGCACGTTCATTCCCGCCGGCGTTAAGCACCGCCTTGAGAACCCCGGAAAGGTTGTTCTGGAGGTCATAGAGACCCAGATTGGTGAGTACCTCGGCGAGGACGACATAGTTCGCTTTGACGACGAGTTCGGGAGGGTCTGA
- the mpgS gene encoding mannosyl-3-phosphoglycerate synthase, which produces MLLEAPVYKELFGAVEIYEVQKVIKLDSETRDVGTFTVRNVPREDIYRILEDIAIVVPMKDEKLQLVDGVLKAIPHQCPIIIVSNSKREGPNLFKQEVDLVKHFYNLTRSRIIMIHQKDPGLAEAFKKTGYTEILDGDSVRSGKGEGMLIGLLLAKAIGAKYVGFVDADNYIPGSVNEYVKDYAAGFLMSESDYTMVRLSWRHKPKVTTKGLYFKKWGRVSEITNRYMNALFGVATNFETNIIATANAGEHAMSIKLAEIMPFATGYAIEPYELVYLFETFGRWGRGKDEVYDQGVEVFQIETLNPHLHEDKGKEHVRSMLLSSLGTIYHSELATGELKEKVLHELRIHGLLGENEEPPKPRVMPPVEGIDVNEWMKTLEDEAETLLEFEV; this is translated from the coding sequence TTGCTACTTGAGGCGCCGGTTTATAAGGAGCTCTTCGGGGCCGTTGAAATCTACGAGGTCCAGAAGGTCATAAAGCTGGACAGCGAGACGAGGGACGTTGGAACCTTCACCGTCAGGAACGTTCCGAGAGAGGACATCTACCGAATCCTCGAGGACATAGCGATAGTAGTCCCTATGAAGGACGAGAAGCTCCAGCTCGTCGACGGCGTGCTCAAAGCGATTCCGCACCAGTGCCCGATAATAATCGTCTCGAACAGCAAGCGGGAGGGGCCGAACCTCTTCAAGCAGGAGGTGGATTTGGTAAAGCACTTCTACAACCTCACGCGCTCGCGGATAATCATGATTCACCAGAAGGACCCAGGCCTGGCCGAGGCCTTCAAAAAGACCGGCTACACCGAGATACTCGACGGCGACTCGGTGAGGAGCGGTAAGGGGGAGGGCATGCTAATCGGCCTGCTCCTCGCGAAAGCCATTGGCGCGAAATACGTCGGCTTCGTCGATGCCGACAACTACATCCCCGGTTCGGTGAACGAGTACGTCAAGGACTACGCCGCTGGCTTTCTCATGAGCGAGAGCGACTACACGATGGTCAGGCTGAGCTGGCGCCACAAGCCCAAGGTGACGACGAAGGGCCTCTACTTCAAGAAGTGGGGGCGCGTCAGCGAGATAACCAACCGCTACATGAACGCCCTCTTTGGAGTTGCCACCAACTTCGAGACCAACATCATAGCGACGGCCAACGCCGGTGAGCACGCGATGAGCATCAAGCTCGCCGAGATAATGCCATTCGCTACAGGCTACGCCATAGAGCCCTACGAGCTGGTCTACCTCTTCGAGACCTTCGGAAGGTGGGGCAGGGGCAAGGATGAGGTCTACGACCAGGGCGTCGAGGTTTTCCAGATTGAAACGCTGAACCCGCACCTCCACGAGGACAAGGGCAAGGAGCACGTGAGGTCGATGCTGCTGAGCTCCCTTGGGACGATTTACCACTCCGAGCTCGCCACAGGTGAGCTCAAGGAAAAGGTACTTCACGAGCTTAGGATTCACGGTTTACTCGGCGAGAACGAGGAACCTCCGAAGCCCCGAGTTATGCCACCGGTTGAGGGAATAGACGTGAACGAGTGGATGAAAACCCTTGAGGACGAGGCCGAGACGCTCCTCGAGTTCGAGGTGTGA
- a CDS encoding ABC transporter ATP-binding protein — protein sequence MIEAKGISFSYGEREVLRGISLEVSEGEFVAILGPNGAGKSTFLRCLAGILKCGGVFVKGRPINDYSPRELSKVLAYVPQRVEPGFLTVFDTVLLGRRPYMGLTPSERDLKVVEDALKRLGIEELALKRTNEISGGELQKVSIARALAQEPEILLMDEPTNNLDLKSQLEVMRLARELAREGKTVITVMHDVNLALRFAKRFVFMKDGRKIADGNFEVLSEELFEEVYGVKVEIGEVRGVPVVVPL from the coding sequence ATGATTGAGGCGAAAGGCATAAGCTTCTCCTACGGCGAGCGGGAGGTCCTGAGGGGAATAAGCCTTGAAGTAAGTGAGGGTGAGTTCGTGGCAATCCTCGGGCCGAATGGGGCCGGAAAGAGCACTTTCCTCAGGTGTCTCGCCGGAATTCTGAAGTGTGGCGGTGTGTTCGTCAAGGGCAGGCCGATTAACGACTACTCCCCAAGGGAGCTCTCGAAGGTTCTCGCCTACGTCCCGCAGAGGGTCGAGCCGGGGTTTTTGACGGTCTTCGACACCGTTCTCCTCGGCAGGAGACCCTACATGGGGTTAACCCCTTCGGAGAGGGATTTGAAGGTCGTTGAAGATGCACTAAAGAGGCTCGGCATTGAGGAGTTGGCCCTCAAGAGGACGAACGAGATAAGCGGTGGGGAACTGCAGAAGGTCAGCATAGCGAGGGCTCTGGCTCAGGAACCGGAAATCCTGCTGATGGACGAGCCGACCAACAACCTCGACCTCAAGAGCCAGCTTGAGGTGATGAGGCTCGCGAGGGAATTGGCGAGGGAGGGGAAGACCGTCATTACGGTCATGCACGACGTAAACCTTGCCCTGCGCTTTGCCAAGAGGTTCGTCTTCATGAAGGACGGGAGAAAAATAGCGGACGGTAACTTTGAAGTCCTGAGCGAGGAACTCTTTGAGGAAGTCTACGGCGTTAAGGTGGAGATAGGGGAGGTAAGAGGGGTTCCGGTTGTGGTTCCCCTCTAA
- a CDS encoding KH domain-containing protein, translating into MRDRLEKMLNVEILDIEETDDKIIVYVPADKVRIAVGSGGAAVKAAELVIGKKIEVRAKE; encoded by the coding sequence ATGAGGGACAGGCTTGAGAAGATGCTGAACGTGGAAATACTCGACATTGAGGAGACCGACGATAAGATTATCGTCTACGTTCCCGCTGATAAGGTTAGAATCGCGGTCGGGAGCGGTGGTGCGGCCGTTAAAGCGGCTGAACTCGTAATCGGCAAGAAGATTGAAGTCCGCGCCAAGGAGTGA
- the mpgP gene encoding mannosyl-3-phosphoglycerate phosphatase, translating to MIRVIFLDLDGTLLGSDYSPEGARPVIGELLRRGYEVVVNTSKTRFEVEYYLKAWDLEKPFVVENGSAVYVPVNYLPPKVVGEFGVKRGKYRVIELGKPYPEIKRALDGLSQEYGLKYYGNSSLEEVITFSGLPEGLAKLAMKREYSETIFRWEKEGFEAELEKMGLKVSRGTRFLNVTGNTDKGKGARALLELYSLLGEVESYALGDGENDFPLFEVVDNAFIVGSLSHPKAKHISSIEELLEVIP from the coding sequence TTGATTAGGGTCATCTTCCTCGACCTCGACGGGACCCTCCTGGGAAGCGATTACTCGCCCGAGGGGGCCCGTCCGGTCATTGGGGAGCTCCTGAGGCGGGGCTACGAGGTCGTCGTGAACACCTCAAAGACCCGTTTTGAAGTTGAGTACTACCTGAAGGCCTGGGACCTTGAGAAGCCCTTCGTGGTTGAAAACGGAAGCGCGGTCTACGTTCCGGTCAACTACCTCCCTCCCAAGGTCGTCGGTGAGTTCGGGGTGAAACGCGGAAAGTACCGCGTGATTGAGCTCGGGAAGCCATATCCCGAGATAAAGCGCGCGCTTGACGGACTGTCCCAGGAGTACGGGCTCAAGTACTACGGCAACTCAAGCCTTGAGGAAGTTATTACCTTCTCGGGCCTGCCCGAGGGGCTCGCAAAGCTCGCGATGAAGCGCGAATACAGCGAGACGATATTCCGGTGGGAGAAGGAGGGGTTCGAGGCGGAGCTTGAAAAGATGGGCCTTAAAGTGAGCAGGGGGACGAGGTTCCTGAACGTCACCGGCAACACCGACAAGGGTAAAGGGGCCAGGGCTCTCCTCGAACTCTACTCTCTCCTCGGTGAAGTCGAGAGCTACGCGCTCGGGGACGGCGAGAACGATTTCCCCCTGTTTGAAGTCGTTGATAACGCTTTTATCGTTGGAAGCCTTTCCCACCCAAAGGCTAAGCATATAAGCTCGATTGAAGAATTGCTGGAGGTGATACCGTGA
- a CDS encoding iron ABC transporter permease — MDYRAYLRRKFLIGLALFLSLLAVSLFSLSSGPYHVPVREVLAVLFGGGSRDDRLVILGIRLPRIVAGILVGASMGIAGAVLQGYLRNPLATPFTMGVSNGAMFGASLAIILGAGYSLNSGQVFLNNPYAVVLFAFLGAISATLVILALARLRGLSPEAIVLAGVAMSSLYVALTTLVQYFANELQLSAMVYWSFGNLARATWRENAIMAVAFAFVFAYFLVKRWDLNASTLGDEIAKSVGVNIERERLIGTLLSAFITSVTVAFVGVIGFIGLIAPHSMRLIAGGDYRSLIPLSALAGALLLVSADTVARLIVSPMNLPVGVITSFLGAPTFIYLLVKMEGRR; from the coding sequence ATGGACTACAGGGCGTACCTGAGGCGAAAGTTCCTCATAGGCCTCGCCCTTTTCCTTTCCCTGTTAGCGGTCTCTCTGTTCTCCCTCTCGAGCGGACCCTACCACGTTCCGGTTAGGGAAGTCCTCGCGGTTCTCTTCGGCGGTGGGAGCAGGGACGACCGCCTCGTAATCCTCGGCATAAGGCTCCCGAGAATCGTCGCCGGAATCCTCGTCGGGGCCTCGATGGGCATCGCCGGCGCGGTTCTGCAGGGCTACCTGAGAAATCCCCTCGCCACACCGTTCACTATGGGGGTCTCGAACGGGGCCATGTTCGGTGCTTCCCTCGCCATAATCCTCGGCGCGGGTTATTCCCTCAACTCGGGGCAGGTCTTCCTCAACAACCCCTACGCCGTCGTTCTCTTCGCGTTCCTCGGGGCGATAAGCGCTACCCTCGTCATTCTCGCCCTCGCGAGGCTCCGCGGTCTGAGTCCAGAGGCAATAGTTTTGGCCGGAGTTGCGATGAGCTCCCTCTACGTTGCTCTAACTACCCTCGTCCAGTACTTCGCCAACGAGCTTCAGCTCTCGGCGATGGTCTACTGGAGCTTCGGAAACCTCGCGAGAGCAACGTGGCGGGAAAACGCCATAATGGCCGTCGCTTTCGCCTTTGTTTTCGCCTACTTCCTCGTCAAGCGGTGGGATTTGAACGCCTCAACCCTTGGAGACGAGATAGCCAAGAGCGTTGGGGTCAACATCGAGAGAGAAAGGCTAATCGGGACACTTCTCTCAGCCTTCATAACCTCCGTAACGGTGGCCTTCGTGGGGGTAATCGGCTTCATCGGACTCATAGCGCCCCACTCAATGCGTCTCATCGCCGGCGGTGATTACCGCTCGCTGATTCCCCTCTCGGCGTTAGCAGGAGCGCTACTCCTCGTCTCGGCCGACACAGTCGCGAGGCTAATCGTCTCGCCTATGAACCTTCCCGTCGGCGTCATAACATCGTTCCTCGGCGCGCCGACGTTCATATACCTCCTCGTGAAGATGGAGGGCCGGCGATGA
- a CDS encoding tetratricopeptide repeat protein, giving the protein MEEIMKAIEEKNCEKLRRILYYKVDDLSDEELKEVLEKAEALAKECKDWELYKLVLYYYHEILNEDKISEFEKLAKESDDFELKFHLADLYYLIGELEKSLELFRALLEEEVAKGNIEHAARIYYSMAMIHEELQEYEKALELIEKAEELYRELGDERELLRIEIHRGYITFEAGEAYRGKAIIAGVLPKVLNDNELLVEAHLSFEEIFEEEENYDAALQECLYALIRAKGTDYEDIAFGSLMDVLWQLFLDDDFETVYLNIDMFINAFPDMKDFFEAVKALALFKDGKIDEEEAKKAIEKVKDPRLLEMLEFLGEAEL; this is encoded by the coding sequence ATGGAGGAGATTATGAAGGCCATCGAGGAGAAGAACTGCGAAAAGCTCAGGAGGATTCTCTACTACAAGGTGGACGACCTGAGCGACGAGGAGCTTAAGGAGGTCCTCGAGAAGGCCGAGGCGCTCGCTAAGGAGTGCAAGGACTGGGAGCTGTACAAGCTCGTGCTCTACTACTACCACGAGATACTCAACGAGGACAAGATTTCGGAGTTCGAGAAGCTCGCGAAGGAGAGCGACGACTTCGAGCTGAAGTTCCACCTGGCTGACCTCTACTACCTCATCGGGGAGCTTGAGAAGAGCCTTGAACTGTTCAGAGCGCTCCTTGAAGAGGAGGTCGCCAAGGGCAACATCGAGCACGCCGCGAGGATATACTACAGCATGGCCATGATTCACGAGGAGCTCCAGGAGTACGAGAAGGCCCTCGAGCTAATCGAGAAGGCGGAGGAGCTTTACAGGGAGCTCGGCGACGAGAGGGAACTCCTCAGGATTGAGATTCACAGGGGCTACATAACCTTCGAGGCCGGCGAGGCCTACAGGGGCAAGGCCATAATAGCCGGCGTCCTGCCGAAGGTTCTCAACGACAACGAGCTTCTCGTCGAGGCACACCTCAGCTTCGAGGAAATCTTTGAGGAGGAAGAGAACTACGATGCGGCCTTACAGGAGTGCCTCTACGCCCTCATAAGGGCGAAGGGAACGGACTACGAGGACATAGCCTTCGGTTCATTGATGGACGTCCTCTGGCAGCTCTTCCTCGACGACGACTTCGAGACGGTTTACCTCAACATAGATATGTTCATCAACGCCTTCCCGGACATGAAGGACTTCTTTGAGGCGGTAAAAGCTCTCGCACTCTTCAAGGACGGCAAGATTGACGAGGAAGAGGCCAAGAAGGCCATCGAGAAAGTCAAGGACCCAAGGTTGCTCGAGATGCTCGAGTTCCTTGGTGAGGCGGAGCTTTAG